The Aquificaceae bacterium genome contains the following window.
AGGGTTTCTGAGGTGTTGAGAATTTCCAGTTCTTCAATCACCACCTCGTAGTTTCCCGTCCTTAGCCTCGGGTTTTCTGTGCCCGGCGGTCTCCTTCTTACCATGCCCCTTATGGCCACCACATACTCAGACCTCAGACTGTCCGCAAGCTCGTACACCTGCGGGTTTGTCTTTTCTTCCACCACGCACTGTACTATGCCCTCTCTGTCTCTAAGGTCTATGAATATTACGCCTCCATGGTTTCTTATGCGGTGAACCCATCCGTTGAGGATAATCTCCTTTCCTAGGTCTTCCTCTGATACGTGCCCGCAGTATCTGGTGCGTTTAAGCATAAAGAAGTATTTTACAGCAGGTTTTTCTGAATATAGAACCTCCACGCCTTTTCCATGTCACCGAGTCTGAGCCTTTCATGAACTGGAAGTGTTTCCTTCTCACTCAATCTCTACCGCCTCCGCAGTCAATCTTTCAAAGGTCAGACTTCTCTCTTCCTGCATAAGCTCTTCCTCGAAGATAACAGCACAGAAAAGGGAAGTCCTTACTCTCTTGATTAAGAGAAAGCCACCTCCAGCACCCTGTCCTCAACCTCGGCCTTTTTAAAGGGAGGAAGCACTACAAGGTCAAGGTCTGAGTAGGCATCAGAAAGCCCCTTTGCATAAGAGCCAAGGAGAAAAAGACTCACAGGAAGTCCAAGCTCTCTCAATGTCTCTTTTAAAATCCTGAAGCACCTGTCTGATACCCTTCAGGAGAAGTTTCACAGTTCGGGCTCCAGCTCGTAGTGCCTGTAAAGGCTTTCCCACCAGTAAGAGACTCTCAGAAGTGTTGCCTCGTCAAAAGCCTTCCCTATGAGCTGTCCTCCCACCGGCAGACCCTCTGACAAACCTATAGGCACCGATATACCCGGAAGCCCTGCAAGGTTTACGCTCACGGTGAAGATGTCAGAAAGATACATGGCTATGGGGTCTGAAGTTTTCTCTCCAAACCTGAAGGCAACAGTGGGGCTCGTGGGGGTGGCGATTATGTCCACCTTCTCAAAAGCTCTTTCAAAGTCCTGAGCTATGAGCCTGCGAACCTTCATGGCTTTGAGGTAGTAGGCATCGTAATAGCCTGCAGAAAGGGCAAAGGTGCCAAGGAGTATCCTCCTCTTTACCTCCGGTCCAAAGCCCTCGTCTCGGGTTTTAGCATACATCTCAAAAAGGTCTTTATACTCTCTTGCCCTATATCCGAACCTTACTCCGTCGTAGCGTGCAAGGTTGGAAGAAGCCTCCGAGGGTGCGATTATGTAGTAGCAGGGAATGGCATACCTCACATGGGGCAGGGAGACTTCTTCTACATGCATGCCTTCTTTCTCCATCTCCTTTATGAAGTTCTCAAAGGCACTTCTGACGCCTTCTTCCAGACCATCCTGCAAAAACTCCCTTACCACCCCAACCCTCAGACCCTTTACCTCTTTTCCAAGCTCCTGCATATAGTCGGGCACTGGTTTTTTTGCACTGGTGGAGTCTCTGGGGTCGTACCCTGCTATAACCTGCAGTATGAGGGCAATGTCCTCGGTTCTTCTTCCAAAGGGTCCTATCTGGTCAAGAGAAGAGGCAAAGGCAACAAGCCCGTATCTGGAAACCCTGCCGTAGGTGGGCTTGAGACCTATGACCCCGCAGAAGCTGGCAGGCTGGCGTATGGAACCCCCTGTGTCCGAGCCAAGGGAAAGGGGAGCTGAGCCCACCGCAACCGCCACCGCAGAACCACCGGAGGAACCACCAGGCACCCTCTGAAGGTCCCAGGGGTTTTTTGTGGGGAAATAGGCAGAGTATTCGGTAGAAGAACCCATGGCAAACTCGTCCATGTTGGTCTTGCCTACTACGAGAGCTCCGGCTCTTCTTAGCCTCTCAATGACTGTTGCGTCGTAGGGGGAGACATAGCCCTGAAGTATCTTTGAGGCACAGGTGGTGGGATAGCCTTTTATGTTTATGTTGTCCTTTATGGCTATGGGGATGCCCGCAAGGGGCATATCTTCTCTTGTTTCAAGTCTCTTTGCCTCCTCCAGAGCCTGGTCGTAGAGAGGCGTGATGTAGGCTTTTACTTTCTCCTCTGTCTTCAAAAACCTTTCGTAGAAGCTCTGAAGGAGCTCTTCTGGCTTTATCTCTTTTCTCTTTATGAGGGAAACAAGCTCAGCCACAGACTTTTTCCACAGCATGATTTATAGTTTATCATATGCACCTATTTGACCTTTATTCAGAAAGGTATGACAGCTGGTACGACCTTCCTTTTGGAAGCTCTGTCTTTAGCCTTGAGGTGGAGTGCCTTAAAAAGCTCTTTCTTTCAGATGGCCCCTCTCTTGAGGTGGGTGTGGGCAGTGGTAGGTTTGCACAGGCTCTTGGAGTTCAGTATGGTGTTGATACCTCTCTGAATCTTCTGAAGAAGGCAAAAGAGAGGGGTGTAAGGGTGGTCAGAGCGGGTGCGGAGAAACTGCCTTTCAGGGACAGAACTTTCCACGCTGTCCTTATAGTGGTTTCCCTGTGCTTTTTTGAAAAGCCCCTTGAGGCTCTTCTGGAGGCGAGGCGAGTGCTAAAAGACAGTGGCATACTCCTTCTTGGTCTTGTGCTTTCTGAAAGTCCATGGGCAGATTTTTACAGGCAGAAGGCTGAGCAAGGGCATCCACTTTACTCTGTGGCAAGGTTCTACTCCTTTGAGGAGATAAGAAATATGCTTTCAAGAAGTGGCTTTAAAATCTCAGGAGTTTTGACCACTCTTTTTGAAGAACCACAGGACACAAAGCCAGTAAGAAGCAGGGAAATAAGGAATGGACTTTATGAGAAGGGCGGTTTTTTCTGTATATCCGCTACCCCTTGAAATTTGACAAAAGTTGACTAAAATCTTTTAACATGGCTCAGTCAGCAAAGAGGGATTATTACGAGGTGCTGGGCGTTCCAAGGAACGCAACGCAGGAGGAGATTAAGAAAGCCTACCGCAGGCTTGCCAGAAAGTATCACCCAGACTTTAACAAAGACCCCGACGCTCAGGAAAAGTTCAAGGAAATAAACGAAGCCTATCAGGTGCTATCAGACCCGGAAAAGAGAAAGCTCTACGACCAGTATGGACACTCTGCCTTTACCGCACAGGGTGCTGAGCAATACCAGGATGTGGTCTTCCAGAATGTGGGCGACCTCTTTGAGGAGCTCTTCAGGGGCTTTGGCTTTGAAGACATCTTTGAAAGGGCCACAAGGGGCAGAAGGCGTGAGCAGAGAAGACCTGCGAAGGGTGAAGACATATACCATACAGTTGACCTCAGCCTTGAAGAGGCTTACAGAGGCACTGTGGTGAGCATACCACTTGTTAGGGAAGTTGCCTGTGATGCCTGTGGAGGAAGCGGATACGACAGGAGCAAGGGTGAGAAGGTATGCCCCACATGTGGTGGAAGGGGTGAGGTAGTTCAGAGGCAGTTTTTCATGACCATAGCCCAGACATGCCCCACCTGCAGAGGTGAGGGTGTAATAAGAGAGACCTGCCCCAAGTGCAGGGGTAGGGGCACCCTCCCCCAGAGAGAGGAAGTGAAGGTAAAGATTCCTCCGGGCGTAGATACTGGCAGCAAGATACTTGCGGAAGGGAAGGGCAATGCAGGCATGTTTGGAGGACCACCCGGGGACCTCATCATAACCGTCAGGATAAAGCCCCATCCTGTATTTGAGAGGAGGGGTAACAACCTTTATGTGGATGTGAACATAAAGCTCACAGAGGC
Protein-coding sequences here:
- a CDS encoding nucleotidyltransferase domain-containing protein; its protein translation is MLKETLRELGLPVSLFLLGSYAKGLSDAYSDLDLVVLPPFKKAEVEDRVLEVAFS
- the dnaJ gene encoding molecular chaperone DnaJ; amino-acid sequence: MAQSAKRDYYEVLGVPRNATQEEIKKAYRRLARKYHPDFNKDPDAQEKFKEINEAYQVLSDPEKRKLYDQYGHSAFTAQGAEQYQDVVFQNVGDLFEELFRGFGFEDIFERATRGRRREQRRPAKGEDIYHTVDLSLEEAYRGTVVSIPLVREVACDACGGSGYDRSKGEKVCPTCGGRGEVVQRQFFMTIAQTCPTCRGEGVIRETCPKCRGRGTLPQREEVKVKIPPGVDTGSKILAEGKGNAGMFGGPPGDLIITVRIKPHPVFERRGNNLYVDVNIKLTEAVLGAELDVPTLEGNTVRVKVPAGVREGDTIRVEGYGMPRLMSEGRGDLFVRVHIDVPKLGFMDKLFGDGKKIKQLLEELDRLLPEPERIRERQA
- a CDS encoding class I SAM-dependent methyltransferase produces the protein MHLFDLYSERYDSWYDLPFGSSVFSLEVECLKKLFLSDGPSLEVGVGSGRFAQALGVQYGVDTSLNLLKKAKERGVRVVRAGAEKLPFRDRTFHAVLIVVSLCFFEKPLEALLEARRVLKDSGILLLGLVLSESPWADFYRQKAEQGHPLYSVARFYSFEEIRNMLSRSGFKISGVLTTLFEEPQDTKPVRSREIRNGLYEKGGFFCISATP
- the gatA gene encoding Asp-tRNA(Asn)/Glu-tRNA(Gln) amidotransferase subunit GatA; its protein translation is MLWKKSVAELVSLIKRKEIKPEELLQSFYERFLKTEEKVKAYITPLYDQALEEAKRLETREDMPLAGIPIAIKDNINIKGYPTTCASKILQGYVSPYDATVIERLRRAGALVVGKTNMDEFAMGSSTEYSAYFPTKNPWDLQRVPGGSSGGSAVAVAVGSAPLSLGSDTGGSIRQPASFCGVIGLKPTYGRVSRYGLVAFASSLDQIGPFGRRTEDIALILQVIAGYDPRDSTSAKKPVPDYMQELGKEVKGLRVGVVREFLQDGLEEGVRSAFENFIKEMEKEGMHVEEVSLPHVRYAIPCYYIIAPSEASSNLARYDGVRFGYRAREYKDLFEMYAKTRDEGFGPEVKRRILLGTFALSAGYYDAYYLKAMKVRRLIAQDFERAFEKVDIIATPTSPTVAFRFGEKTSDPIAMYLSDIFTVSVNLAGLPGISVPIGLSEGLPVGGQLIGKAFDEATLLRVSYWWESLYRHYELEPEL